One Fundulus heteroclitus isolate FHET01 chromosome 11, MU-UCD_Fhet_4.1, whole genome shotgun sequence DNA segment encodes these proteins:
- the LOC110367954 gene encoding cationic amino acid transporter 3-like, translated as MAKMLSSFGKNLLRRRPLDFSNEETQFARCLSTLDLVALGVGSTLGAGVYVLAGEVAREKAGPAIVLCFLIAALSSMLAGLCYAEFGARVPKTGSAYLYSYVTVGEIWAFITGWNLILSYVIGTASVARAWSSTFDNLVEQKISSFFKASMAMKVPGKVLAEYPDLFALILVLLLTGLLAFGVSESALVNKIFTGINLVVLGFVIISGFVKGDVDNWHLVKDDYLEYRNGTNVSQGQIEKEFGEGGFAPFGLAGILSGAATCFYAFVGFDCIATTSEEAKNPMRSIPIGIVASLLICFFAYFGVSAALTMMMPYYQLNTDSPLPEAFSHVGWAPARYIVAVGSLCALSTSLLGSMFPMPRVIYAMAEDGLLFRVLSKINTRTKTPVLATIVSGIVAALMAFLFDLAALVDLMSIGTLLAYSLVAICVLILRYQPGNLNSSSQTEKLVELVEGEKVAVSGGDSGDEYGMEMEDRPLKEAFTAKLLFSPSGNSPTKTSGTIVYATTAIISALMTVLCIILANCLPQLLSAHAGVVTPCIILALLCVVCVIIIWRQPQSKEALTFKVPLLPWLPLFSVFVNIYLMMQLDVATWCRFSVWMVIGFAIYFLYGIKNSSEANNGSPSGKYEPALQNKSPIYKGAPDDSDVEVGGSP; from the exons ATGGCCAAAATGCTGTCCAGCTTCGGCAAGAACCTGCTGCGCCGTCGGCCGCTGGACTTCTCCAACGAGGAGACCCAGTTCGCCCGCTGCCTGTCCACCCTGGACCTGGTCGCCCTGGGGGTGGGCTCCACGCTGGGCGCCGGCGTCTACGTCCTGGCGGGCGAGGTCGCCAGGGAGAAGGCGGGGCCGGCCATCGTCCTCTGCTTCCTCATCGCCGCGCTGTCCTCCATGCTGGCCGGCCTGTGCTACGCCGAGTTCGGCGCCCGCGTCCCCAAGACGGGCTCCGCGTACCTCTACAGCTACGTGACGGTGGGGGAAATATGGGCCTTCATAACAGGCTGGAACCTCATCCTCTCCTACGTCATCG GTACGGCCAGCGTGGCCAGGGCCTGGAGCTCCACCTTTGACAACCTGGTCGAGCAGAAAATATCCAGCTTCTTTAAGGCCTCCATGGCAATGAAAGTGCCTGGAAAAGTGCTAGCAGAGTACCCGGACCTGTTCGCCCTGATCCTAGTCCTGCTGCTAACCG GGCTCCTGGCCTTCGGCGTGAGCGAGTCCGCGTTGGTGAACAAAATCTTCACGGGCATCAATCTGGTGGTGCTGGGGTTCGTCATCATATCCGGCTTCGTCAAGGGCGACGTGGACAACTGGCACCTCGTGAAAGACGACTACCTGGAGTACAGGAACGGCACCAACGTCAGCCAAGGACA AATTGAGAAAGAATTTGGGGAAGGTGGTTTTGCTCCGTTCGGGCTCGCTGGAATCTTATCTGGTGCTGCCACCTGCTTCTACGCCTTTGTGGGCTTTGACTGCATTGCCACAACAA GCGAAGAAGCCAAGAACCCCATGCGCTCCATCCCCATCGGCATCGTGGCCTCGCTGCTCATCTGTTTTTTCGCGTACTTCGGCGTGTCGGCAGCCCTCACCATGATGATGCCGTACTACCAGCTGAACACCGACAGCCCCCTGCCCGAGGCCTTCAGCCACGTGGGCTGGGCGCCGGCCAGATACATCGTGGCCGTGGGGTCCCTCTGCGCTCTGTCCACCAG CTTGCTTGGCTCCATGTTCCCCATGCCTCGAGTTATTTACGCCATGGCGGAGGACGGCCTGCTGTTCCGGGTTCTGTCCAAGATAAACACTCGCACAAAGACCCCCGTGCTGGCCACCATTGTTTCCGGCATCGTTGCAG CTCTGATGGCTTTCCTGTTTGATCTGGCAGCCCTGGTCGACCTCATGTCCATAGGAACCCTGCTGGCGTATTCATTAGTGGCTATTTGCGTCCTAATTCTCAG GTATCAGCCCGGCAACCTGAATTCGTCCAGTCAGACGGAGAAGCTGGTGGAGCTGGTGGAAGGCGAGAAGGTGGCCGTGAGCGGAGGGGACAGCGGAGACGAGTACGGCATGGAGATGGAAGACAGGCCCCTCAAAGAGGCGTTCACCGCCAAGCTGCTCTTCAGTCCGAGCGGAAACAGCCCCACTAAAACCTCCGGCACCATCGTCTACGCTACCACAGCCATTATCT CTGCTCTCATGACCGTTCTCTGCATCATCCTGGCCAACTGTCTGCCGCAGCTGCTGTCCGCGCACGCAGGTGTTGTGACACCGTGTATCATCTTAGCTCTGCTCTGCGTCGTCTGCGTTATCATCATCTGGAGGCAGCCGCAGAGCAAAGAGGCACTCACCTTCAAA GTCCCCCTGCTTCCCTGGCTGCCCCTGTTCAGCGTCTTCGTCAACATCTACCTCATGATGCAGCTGGACGTGGCCACATGGTGCCGCTTCTCGGTCTGGATGGTTATCG GGTTCGCCATCTACTTCCTTTATGGTATTAAGAACAGCAGCGAAGCAAACAACGGGTCGCCCTCAGGCAAATACGAGCCGGCGCTGCAGAACAAAAGCCCGATTTACAAGGGCGCCCCCGACGACAGTGACGTAGAGGTCGGCGGCAGCCCCTGA